In Aliamphritea ceti, a single window of DNA contains:
- the arsJ gene encoding organoarsenical effux MFS transporter ArsJ — MNLLTKKALTPWQQYLLVTLSYWSFTLTDGALRMLVVLHFNSLGYSPFAIAMLFVLYELCGVVTNLLGGWLAARMGLNRTMHAGLLLQIGALLMLTVPNEYLTVIYVMVAQALSGIAKDLNKMSAKSAIKTLLPEQQEGRLYRWVALLTGSKNALKGVGYFMGALLLQVLSFSGSLMLMAGLLLAVLLLTAGLISGDLGQMKVKPKFREIFSNSQPVNVLSAARLFLFGARDVWFVVALPVYLQLVLGWQHSEIGSFLAVWVIGYGVVQALAPMITGARKKAKETVEYVPAGRAAFGWVAVLSVIPLGMLVAAQLLNGLTSVVLIGGLLVFGAVFAVNSSLHSFLILRYARAEGVSLDVGFYYMSNAAGRLFGTVLSGGVYQLWGLEACLLISALSLIIAALVSLKLPRYA; from the coding sequence GTGAACCTCCTGACAAAAAAAGCTTTAACACCCTGGCAGCAGTATTTACTGGTTACCCTCAGTTACTGGAGTTTTACTCTGACAGATGGTGCTTTACGCATGCTGGTGGTGTTGCACTTTAATAGTTTGGGGTACAGCCCATTTGCGATTGCGATGTTATTTGTTCTGTATGAACTGTGTGGTGTGGTGACTAACTTACTGGGTGGTTGGTTAGCAGCCCGTATGGGGCTTAACCGAACGATGCATGCAGGGCTGCTATTACAGATAGGTGCGCTTTTAATGCTCACGGTGCCGAATGAATATCTCACTGTAATATATGTAATGGTAGCGCAGGCTTTATCCGGTATAGCAAAAGATCTCAATAAAATGAGTGCGAAAAGCGCGATTAAGACATTGCTTCCTGAACAGCAGGAAGGACGTCTATATCGCTGGGTAGCGTTGCTGACTGGTTCGAAAAATGCCCTCAAAGGAGTTGGTTATTTTATGGGGGCTTTGCTGTTGCAGGTCTTAAGCTTTAGCGGCAGTCTCATGTTAATGGCCGGATTACTCCTGGCAGTTCTGTTGCTTACCGCTGGGCTCATAAGCGGTGATCTGGGCCAAATGAAAGTTAAACCAAAATTTCGGGAGATCTTTTCGAACAGTCAGCCTGTAAATGTATTATCTGCTGCGCGGTTATTTTTGTTTGGCGCACGGGATGTCTGGTTTGTGGTTGCGTTACCGGTCTATCTGCAGTTAGTGCTTGGATGGCAGCATTCTGAAATAGGCAGTTTTCTTGCAGTGTGGGTTATAGGCTATGGTGTTGTGCAAGCACTGGCACCTATGATTACCGGAGCCAGAAAAAAAGCTAAAGAGACAGTTGAATATGTACCTGCAGGTAGGGCCGCTTTTGGTTGGGTAGCAGTGTTAAGCGTTATCCCGTTGGGGATGCTTGTTGCGGCACAATTACTAAACGGGCTTACAAGTGTTGTGCTTATTGGTGGTCTGTTAGTTTTCGGTGCTGTGTTTGCTGTTAATTCTTCTTTGCATTCTTTTTTAATACTCAGATATGCGCGAGCTGAAGGTGTATCGCTGGATGTAGGATTCTATTATATGTCGAATGCTGCTGGGCGCTTATTTGGTACTGTGTTGTCGGGCGGCGTGTATCAGCTTTGGGGTTTAGAGGCTTGTTTGCTGATCAGCGCGCTTAGTTTGATCATTGCAGCTTTGGTGTCATTAAAATTACCACGGTATGCATAA
- a CDS encoding ArsJ-associated glyceraldehyde-3-phosphate dehydrogenase, translating into MSVRVAINGFGRMGRLALRACWGWPELDIVLINDVAADAATAAHLLNFDSQHGKWSNQAEATSDGAAMRVGDKQISYCQQHNINDLPLAAQKVDVVVDCTGVHKTTPALQPYFTQGVKKVVVSAPVKDGPLNIVMGVNDHLYDPQQNHIVTAASCTTNCLAPVVKVIHEQLGIVHGSMTTIHDITNTQSILDTPHKDLRRARASGMSLIPTSTGSATAIALIFPELQGKLNGIAVRVPLTNSSLTDCVFEVSRDTDIAEVNKVLKDASETYLAGVLGYEERPLVSIDYVDDVRSGIVDALSTMVINKRQVKLLVWYDNEIGYVNRMMELTKKVAAQL; encoded by the coding sequence ATGAGTGTTCGGGTGGCAATAAATGGTTTCGGTCGCATGGGGCGGTTAGCTTTGCGGGCGTGCTGGGGTTGGCCGGAGCTGGATATCGTATTGATTAACGATGTTGCAGCTGATGCGGCCACTGCTGCACATTTATTGAATTTCGATTCACAGCACGGCAAGTGGTCGAATCAGGCTGAAGCGACTTCAGATGGTGCCGCAATGCGGGTTGGCGACAAACAAATTAGTTACTGTCAGCAACATAATATTAATGATTTACCACTGGCAGCACAAAAGGTGGATGTCGTTGTGGACTGTACCGGTGTACATAAAACAACGCCTGCATTGCAGCCCTACTTTACTCAGGGTGTAAAGAAAGTGGTGGTATCTGCGCCCGTCAAAGATGGTCCGCTTAACATTGTGATGGGTGTCAACGATCATCTTTATGATCCACAGCAAAATCACATTGTTACCGCTGCTTCCTGTACGACTAACTGCCTGGCGCCTGTGGTTAAGGTTATACATGAACAGCTGGGTATAGTGCATGGTTCGATGACGACCATTCATGACATTACGAATACCCAAAGTATTTTGGATACGCCGCATAAAGATCTGCGTCGGGCGCGGGCATCAGGTATGTCTCTCATTCCTACAAGTACCGGCTCAGCAACAGCAATTGCGCTGATCTTTCCTGAGCTTCAGGGGAAGCTAAACGGTATTGCAGTTCGGGTACCACTGACAAACAGCTCTTTAACTGACTGTGTATTTGAAGTTTCAAGAGATACAGATATAGCTGAAGTTAATAAAGTACTGAAAGACGCATCCGAAACCTATCTGGCTGGTGTGCTTGGATATGAAGAGCGGCCGCTTGTATCTATAGATTACGTAGATGATGTCCGTTCGGGAATTGTAGATGCACTATCAACAATGGTGATTAATAAGCGTCAGGTGAAGTTACTGGTCTGGTATGACAATGAGATCGGTTATGTGAACCGGATGATGGAGCTGACGAAGAAGGTTGCTGCTCAGCTGTGA
- a CDS encoding ArsR/SmtB family transcription factor, with protein MEASAQFFKALSEPVRLRLLNILNQHDEVCVCDLVDCLGISQSLASRHLAYLRNSGLVQARREGVWMHYRLQGDAWQISWLKEMLDQLAKREQQLVTDLQTLTELACCNAAEN; from the coding sequence ATGGAAGCTAGTGCGCAGTTTTTTAAAGCTTTATCGGAGCCCGTCCGGCTACGTTTGTTAAACATTCTTAACCAACATGATGAAGTATGTGTATGTGATCTGGTGGACTGCTTAGGCATATCTCAAAGTCTGGCCTCGAGGCATTTAGCGTACCTGCGTAACAGTGGCTTGGTTCAGGCGCGACGCGAAGGTGTATGGATGCATTATCGTTTACAGGGGGATGCCTGGCAGATTAGCTGGCTGAAAGAAATGCTTGATCAGTTAGCTAAGCGTGAACAGCAATTAGTAACAGATTTACAGACACTGACAGAATTGGCGTGCTGCAATGCTGCCGAAAATTAA
- the astA gene encoding arginine N-succinyltransferase, translated as MDTTTNLIRPITIKDLDVLFDIALESGPGFTSLPANRNLLAEKIRHSCSAMERDISSPKGESYLFVMEDAETDKVVGVCGIEAAVGLQMPFYHYRIGIVVHASRELEVHNTFETLYLCNDYTGCAEVCTLYLRPGARQNQNGSLLSKCRFMFMAQFKERFSKKVIAEMRGVSNDQGESPFWNGLGQHFFSMEFSQADYLTGTGNKVFIAELMPKHSIYIHLLPDFAKEAIGEVHDQTAPARKMLESEGFRYENYVDIFDGGPTLACKLDDIRAIRDSESLTALVQSDAPAAIINNRFLVSNTRLQEFRCLLVDASRDTGHIYLPERCLSQLHIRPGDQVRVAPLKP; from the coding sequence ATGGATACAACCACTAATCTGATTCGTCCTATCACCATAAAAGATCTGGATGTGCTTTTTGATATCGCACTTGAAAGCGGACCAGGCTTTACTTCATTACCCGCTAACCGCAATTTACTAGCCGAAAAAATCCGCCATAGCTGTAGCGCGATGGAACGGGATATTTCATCCCCCAAAGGTGAGTCCTATTTATTTGTTATGGAAGATGCCGAAACAGACAAAGTAGTTGGTGTTTGCGGTATTGAAGCCGCTGTAGGATTACAAATGCCTTTTTATCACTATCGTATAGGGATCGTTGTACATGCATCCCGGGAACTGGAGGTTCACAATACCTTCGAAACACTTTATCTGTGTAACGATTACACCGGCTGCGCGGAAGTATGCACCTTATATTTACGTCCTGGTGCCAGACAAAACCAGAACGGCAGTCTGTTATCAAAATGTCGCTTTATGTTCATGGCGCAATTCAAAGAACGTTTCAGCAAAAAAGTTATCGCAGAAATGCGTGGAGTCAGTAATGACCAAGGAGAGTCTCCCTTTTGGAACGGGCTTGGTCAGCATTTCTTTTCAATGGAATTTTCACAGGCAGATTACCTTACCGGCACAGGTAACAAAGTATTCATTGCAGAGCTAATGCCTAAACACTCGATTTATATACATTTACTACCCGACTTCGCTAAAGAAGCAATTGGTGAAGTGCATGATCAAACCGCACCAGCCAGGAAAATGCTTGAAAGCGAAGGATTTCGCTATGAGAACTATGTGGATATATTTGATGGCGGGCCAACATTAGCCTGCAAACTGGATGATATACGCGCAATACGAGACAGCGAAAGCCTCACAGCCTTAGTTCAGTCAGACGCACCTGCTGCAATCATCAATAATCGTTTTTTAGTCAGTAACACTCGCTTACAGGAGTTTCGTTGCCTGCTGGTAGACGCCAGTCGTGATACTGGTCATATCTATTTACCAGAACGCTGCCTTAGCCAACTGCATATCCGCCCCGGAGACCAGGTACGCGTCGCTCCGCTCAAGCCCTAA
- a CDS encoding sensor histidine kinase, with amino-acid sequence MKRFTSLGWKIFLSIWLTSLLVVLITAFVMGRVVEREKHQEVLAAKAMGFAEVLVERFERTGSVQRSPSWLKPSYDNDGGHNDGKKKEGYGREKRGHDNREHNQRERQFLPYFKVRIYAADGKQIAGPKRPVGKEKPGSMFLTLTADSGNDYRVVVDINPRKSLYWSVFKFMLSVQMVVIIVVSALASLWLTWIVIRPIKRLRQHTEDLYQGNYSVRTDTRLSARADEIGDLAREFNRMADHVEQALSANQRLLQDVSHELRAPLARLQMAAGLVEQRLGEDDQVLVTRINLECERLSRLIDEILSLARLESQSGDAQYFELQPLLNSLVEDCRFIATEHSLKWQDRGERLGVFGHAELLRRAVDNVLGNALKHTPAGSEICVSVQQVGERCRICIEDNGPGVDEAQLGRLFDPFYRQQQLDNGYGLGLSIAKRAVELLGGRIEASSSSGKGLLVCIDLPLANDM; translated from the coding sequence ATGAAACGCTTCACGTCTCTGGGCTGGAAAATATTTCTGTCTATCTGGTTAACCAGTTTGCTGGTGGTGCTGATTACTGCCTTTGTGATGGGGCGTGTAGTAGAGCGCGAAAAACATCAGGAAGTGTTGGCTGCCAAAGCGATGGGATTTGCGGAAGTGTTGGTGGAGCGTTTTGAGCGTACCGGCTCAGTACAGCGTTCGCCATCCTGGTTGAAACCGTCATACGATAATGATGGCGGGCATAATGACGGAAAGAAAAAGGAAGGCTACGGGCGAGAAAAGCGTGGCCATGATAATCGTGAGCATAATCAGCGTGAGCGGCAGTTTTTGCCTTATTTTAAAGTCAGGATTTATGCGGCGGATGGTAAGCAAATAGCCGGGCCTAAACGGCCAGTCGGAAAAGAAAAGCCCGGCAGTATGTTTTTAACGCTGACAGCAGATAGTGGCAATGATTATCGGGTAGTTGTTGATATCAATCCGCGCAAGTCACTGTACTGGTCGGTTTTCAAGTTTATGCTGTCGGTACAGATGGTGGTGATTATAGTTGTTTCGGCGTTGGCCAGTCTGTGGTTAACCTGGATTGTTATACGGCCAATTAAGCGCTTACGGCAGCATACTGAAGATTTGTATCAGGGAAACTATTCAGTTCGTACAGATACCCGGCTTTCAGCAAGAGCGGATGAAATAGGCGATCTGGCCCGGGAATTTAACCGTATGGCAGACCATGTTGAGCAGGCATTAAGTGCAAATCAGCGTTTGTTGCAGGATGTATCGCATGAGTTACGGGCTCCTCTGGCGCGTTTGCAAATGGCAGCAGGGTTAGTAGAACAGCGGCTTGGTGAAGATGATCAGGTCCTGGTAACCCGGATAAACCTGGAGTGTGAGCGGTTAAGCCGGTTAATAGATGAAATTCTGAGTTTGGCACGGCTTGAAAGTCAGTCCGGAGATGCGCAGTACTTTGAGTTACAGCCGTTGTTGAACAGTCTGGTTGAGGACTGCCGTTTCATTGCTACTGAGCATTCGCTTAAGTGGCAGGATAGAGGGGAGCGATTAGGTGTGTTTGGGCATGCGGAGCTGCTCCGGCGTGCTGTGGATAATGTATTAGGTAATGCGCTTAAACATACACCGGCAGGCAGTGAGATTTGTGTCAGCGTGCAACAGGTTGGAGAGCGTTGCCGGATTTGTATCGAAGATAACGGACCCGGTGTTGATGAAGCTCAGCTGGGCAGGCTGTTTGATCCTTTTTATAGGCAGCAACAGCTGGATAACGGTTATGGTCTGGGGCTGAGTATTGCCAAGCGGGCTGTAGAATTATTAGGTGGGCGAATAGAGGCCAGTAGTTCGTCAGGTAAAGGCTTGTTGGTATGTATTGATTTGCCACTGGCCAATGATATGTAA
- a CDS encoding response regulator: MAEQPQILLIDDDPELCQLMGEYLSHEGFEISFAHSAEEALPRLQNNAFSLLILDIMMPGQSGLELLQQIRPAVQIPVIMLTGRGDDVDRILGLEMGADDYLAKPCNPRELVARIRAVLRRAKPQARADEQHQLGMHGITLDTACREVQVNSVDLPLTSAEFNVLAQLMLHAGQVVSKDILTEKVLHRKLTAYDRAIDVHVSRVRQKIQQQLPATTIIKTVRGEGYLFVADNAGAV, from the coding sequence ATGGCTGAACAGCCACAGATTTTATTGATAGATGACGACCCTGAGCTGTGTCAGTTGATGGGTGAATACCTGTCTCATGAGGGTTTTGAGATTAGTTTTGCACACAGTGCTGAAGAAGCGTTACCGCGTTTGCAGAATAATGCTTTCAGCTTACTGATTCTGGATATCATGATGCCGGGCCAGAGTGGTCTTGAGTTGTTGCAACAGATTCGTCCGGCAGTGCAGATACCGGTGATTATGCTGACAGGGCGGGGAGATGATGTTGACCGGATACTTGGTTTGGAAATGGGGGCGGACGATTATCTGGCGAAACCCTGTAACCCACGTGAACTGGTTGCCCGCATTCGGGCGGTGCTTCGCCGGGCAAAGCCTCAGGCGCGTGCTGATGAGCAGCATCAGTTAGGTATGCATGGTATTACGCTGGATACTGCCTGCCGTGAAGTGCAGGTAAACAGCGTTGATTTACCGCTGACCAGTGCTGAGTTTAATGTGTTGGCGCAGTTGATGCTACATGCTGGTCAGGTTGTAAGTAAGGACATACTTACTGAGAAAGTTCTGCATCGTAAGCTGACTGCTTATGACCGGGCAATTGATGTGCATGTTAGCCGGGTGCGGCAGAAAATTCAGCAGCAATTACCTGCAACAACCATCATTAAAACAGTACGTGGCGAAGGCTACTTATTTGTTGCTGATAATGCCGGAGCTGTGTGA
- a CDS encoding Spy/CpxP family protein refolding chaperone, with protein MRKSIIIAITTATVGLTTLGIGAAQAGNSEGYGCGKGEYSERGEHGKGRHGKFGMQGMSLERLDKKLELTDAQEDTLAPLFDQQFVNMRQQMREMKSLRQDLKNLNVADTDYSQQVETLIKQGQDAAATLIRSKAELKQKVYAELTPEQQEKFTSLAKK; from the coding sequence ATGCGCAAATCAATCATTATCGCGATCACTACTGCAACAGTTGGCCTGACTACTTTAGGTATAGGCGCCGCTCAGGCGGGCAACAGCGAAGGCTATGGCTGTGGTAAAGGTGAATATTCCGAGCGAGGTGAACACGGAAAGGGCCGTCACGGTAAGTTCGGTATGCAGGGAATGTCCCTTGAGCGTCTCGATAAAAAGCTGGAACTGACAGATGCTCAGGAAGACACTCTGGCACCATTGTTTGATCAGCAATTCGTAAATATGCGTCAGCAAATGCGTGAAATGAAATCTCTACGCCAGGACCTTAAGAACCTGAACGTTGCGGATACAGACTACTCGCAGCAGGTTGAAACGCTAATTAAACAGGGACAGGACGCCGCCGCTACCCTTATCCGTAGTAAAGCCGAGCTGAAGCAGAAAGTTTACGCAGAGTTGACGCCTGAACAACAGGAAAAATTTACCAGCCTGGCAAAGAAATAA
- a CDS encoding uracil-DNA glycosylase family protein has protein sequence MQHIEEISREARACRVCEAALPHGVRPVFQAAAEAPILIAGQAPGRRVHASGIPFDDPSGDRLRQWLGVDKATFYDPACFAIIPMGFCYPGTGKSGDLAPRKECAAIWREKMLAALPALELNLLIGQYAQEWHLGKSKQTLTERVHDWRTYYDVAPGLVRHLPLPHPSPRNNIWLKRNPWFEENIIPELQRLVADLLNKKRAS, from the coding sequence ATGCAGCATATTGAAGAGATCAGTCGGGAAGCACGGGCATGCCGGGTATGTGAAGCAGCACTGCCTCATGGTGTACGTCCTGTATTTCAGGCAGCAGCTGAAGCGCCTATTCTGATAGCTGGTCAGGCACCTGGGCGCAGGGTGCATGCCAGCGGTATTCCTTTCGATGACCCCAGTGGGGATCGGTTACGTCAGTGGCTTGGCGTGGATAAAGCAACATTTTATGACCCTGCTTGCTTTGCAATTATTCCAATGGGTTTTTGTTACCCAGGAACTGGGAAGTCAGGTGATCTTGCGCCCCGTAAAGAGTGTGCTGCTATATGGCGTGAAAAGATGTTAGCTGCTTTACCGGCGTTAGAATTGAATCTTTTAATAGGGCAATACGCGCAGGAATGGCATTTAGGAAAGAGTAAGCAAACTCTGACAGAGCGGGTTCATGACTGGCGGACATACTATGATGTGGCGCCGGGTCTGGTTAGGCATTTGCCTTTGCCTCACCCTAGTCCGCGCAATAATATCTGGCTGAAACGTAATCCATGGTTCGAAGAAAATATTATACCGGAGCTGCAGCGGCTGGTGGCGGACTTATTAAATAAAAAAAGAGCATCCTGA
- a CDS encoding cytochrome-c peroxidase, with translation MTRSAPLPYVMILMTATSLAHAAEPVFTTKAELGKALFFDVNLSVNRNQSCATCHNPSTGFADPRDNGVKGAASLGSDNTSVGDRNAPTAAYALFSPAFELKDGKYQGGQFHDGRVNTLAEQAMGPPTNPVEMAMPDNTAILQRLLENASYRESFNKLYGPEVLNDAEQAYLAMADSIATFESTDFFAPFDSKYDRYLKGEYQLTDAEELGRTLFFSQQFTNCNQCHQLKTRPGMNQETFTNYQYFNIGTPVNNDLRAVNGVSPEHKDRGLLDNPAVEDPAQAGKFKVPTLRNVAVTGPYMHNGVFQDLRTVILFYNKYNSRSAKRQINPETGKQWQSPEIPENIALKELESGPALDNKRIDALVAFMNTLTDQRYEHLPTKN, from the coding sequence ATGACTCGATCTGCTCCATTGCCATACGTTATGATCTTGATGACAGCGACCAGTCTGGCGCATGCTGCCGAACCGGTATTCACAACAAAAGCAGAACTTGGTAAGGCGCTTTTCTTTGATGTAAACCTGTCAGTTAATCGCAATCAAAGCTGCGCAACCTGCCATAACCCAAGCACAGGTTTTGCTGATCCACGGGATAACGGCGTTAAAGGTGCAGCATCACTGGGCAGCGATAATACATCTGTCGGTGACCGTAATGCTCCGACAGCGGCCTACGCACTATTTAGCCCAGCCTTTGAATTAAAAGATGGTAAGTATCAGGGCGGTCAGTTTCATGATGGACGGGTAAATACGCTCGCAGAACAAGCTATGGGCCCACCAACAAACCCTGTCGAAATGGCTATGCCGGACAACACAGCTATCTTGCAACGCTTACTGGAAAACGCCAGTTACCGAGAGAGCTTTAATAAACTCTATGGCCCAGAAGTACTTAACGATGCTGAACAGGCATACCTGGCAATGGCCGACAGTATCGCAACCTTTGAAAGCACCGACTTCTTCGCCCCATTTGACTCAAAATACGATCGCTACCTTAAAGGTGAGTATCAACTGACCGACGCAGAGGAACTGGGGCGTACCCTGTTTTTTTCTCAGCAGTTTACTAACTGTAACCAGTGTCACCAACTGAAAACCCGGCCCGGTATGAATCAGGAAACTTTTACAAATTACCAGTACTTCAATATTGGTACGCCTGTAAATAATGACTTACGGGCAGTAAACGGTGTAAGCCCTGAACATAAGGACCGCGGTCTGCTGGATAATCCAGCTGTTGAAGACCCAGCCCAGGCAGGTAAGTTCAAAGTACCCACGCTACGCAATGTTGCGGTGACCGGCCCTTATATGCACAACGGTGTGTTCCAGGACTTACGCACAGTTATTCTTTTTTACAACAAATACAACAGCCGTAGCGCTAAACGCCAGATTAACCCGGAAACCGGTAAGCAGTGGCAATCACCGGAAATTCCAGAAAATATTGCACTGAAAGAACTGGAATCCGGACCCGCACTGGATAACAAGCGCATTGACGCTCTTGTCGCCTTTATGAATACCCTGACCGATCAGCGCTATGAACATCTGCCGACAAAAAACTGA
- a CDS encoding SLC13 family permease: MNTSTETQSRGFPLRWLKRLPMKQTVAGAVFLVLAILMSQVVPSVEIAWVTAVLILTIYLFAFEVVGVDVAAILIMVLLGLTGLFAPLMGLEEGLVPSTALFNGFSSNAVVSIIAVMIIGAGLDKTGLMGKVANWILKVGGRTEKRIIPIVSSTVGFISCFMQNVGAAALFLPVVSRISGRTGLPMSRLLMPMGFCAILGGTMTMIGSSPLILLNDLMLTSNQALPADQQMDPWSLFSVTPVGICLVLTGILYFMVAGRFVLPNNEGDSKAVSTLEYFKDTYGVDYELMEVRVPEDSTLVDKTLAEIERPYQVRVTAAQFTNGIRRIGAGGLERSVGIESNTILAIMGSADALDKFTADFELDRRPELDSFSEALSAAKAGIAEVVIPPSSQLVGKSAQDVRLRNAYGLAMVAMHRAGETSMAGQGIRTVEFQAGDTLVCHTTWEALNRVAQDRLNFIVVTSNYPKEDLRPHKVGWALGFFLIALTMVLFTDIRLSIALLTGAVGMVLSGVMSIEEAYESVSWKTVFLLASLIPLGMAVETTGTAAWIADQTLSLLDGMPIWGLQLAVAVLATFFTLVMSNVGATVLLVPLAVNIAIGAGADPAVFALTVALATSNSFLIPTHQVNALIMGPGGYRVPDFMKAGGVMTLLFLVVLIVMMNVVF; encoded by the coding sequence GTGAATACAAGCACAGAAACGCAATCCCGGGGTTTTCCACTCCGTTGGTTAAAGCGTTTGCCTATGAAACAAACCGTCGCGGGCGCGGTATTTTTGGTGTTAGCCATCCTGATGAGTCAGGTTGTACCCAGTGTGGAAATTGCCTGGGTGACTGCAGTATTGATACTGACAATTTATTTATTTGCATTTGAAGTTGTCGGCGTAGATGTTGCGGCGATTCTGATAATGGTATTGCTGGGATTAACCGGACTTTTTGCACCCTTAATGGGGCTGGAAGAAGGTCTGGTGCCAAGTACAGCATTGTTTAACGGTTTTTCCAGTAACGCGGTTGTGTCGATTATTGCCGTAATGATTATTGGTGCCGGCTTAGATAAGACCGGACTCATGGGTAAAGTTGCCAACTGGATTTTAAAAGTAGGGGGGCGTACTGAGAAACGCATTATTCCTATTGTATCCAGTACTGTAGGTTTTATTTCCTGCTTTATGCAGAATGTAGGTGCTGCTGCGCTATTCCTGCCGGTTGTTAGCCGTATTTCTGGTCGGACTGGCTTGCCAATGTCACGTTTGCTGATGCCGATGGGCTTCTGTGCCATCCTGGGCGGTACCATGACCATGATTGGTTCCAGCCCCCTGATTTTGCTAAATGATCTGATGCTGACGTCTAATCAGGCCTTGCCTGCTGATCAGCAAATGGATCCATGGTCGCTGTTTTCCGTCACGCCTGTTGGTATCTGTCTGGTTCTTACCGGCATATTGTACTTCATGGTTGCGGGCCGTTTTGTATTGCCGAACAACGAAGGTGACAGTAAAGCTGTCAGTACGTTGGAATACTTCAAAGACACTTATGGTGTTGATTACGAACTGATGGAAGTTCGTGTACCTGAAGACAGTACACTGGTTGATAAGACGCTGGCAGAAATTGAACGGCCATATCAGGTACGTGTTACTGCAGCTCAGTTTACTAACGGTATTCGTCGAATTGGTGCCGGTGGTTTAGAGCGTAGTGTGGGTATCGAATCTAACACTATTCTGGCAATCATGGGTTCTGCTGATGCGTTGGATAAGTTTACAGCGGACTTTGAATTGGATCGTCGTCCGGAGCTGGACTCATTTTCTGAAGCTTTATCTGCTGCTAAGGCGGGTATCGCAGAAGTTGTTATTCCGCCAAGCTCTCAATTGGTAGGCAAGTCTGCCCAGGATGTTCGTTTACGTAACGCTTATGGTCTGGCGATGGTTGCTATGCACCGGGCTGGCGAAACGTCAATGGCAGGTCAGGGCATCCGTACTGTTGAGTTTCAGGCGGGTGATACGCTGGTATGTCACACCACTTGGGAAGCCCTTAACCGGGTGGCACAGGACCGGCTGAACTTTATTGTTGTTACCAGTAACTATCCGAAAGAAGATCTGCGCCCGCATAAAGTAGGCTGGGCTCTGGGTTTCTTCCTGATTGCCTTAACTATGGTGCTGTTCACAGATATTCGTCTTTCTATTGCGCTGTTAACCGGTGCTGTGGGCATGGTTCTATCTGGTGTAATGAGCATCGAAGAGGCTTATGAATCAGTTAGCTGGAAGACAGTGTTTCTGTTAGCCAGTTTGATTCCTTTAGGTATGGCGGTCGAGACGACAGGTACTGCAGCCTGGATTGCTGATCAGACGCTTAGCTTGCTGGATGGCATGCCTATCTGGGGATTACAGCTGGCTGTTGCTGTGCTGGCGACTTTCTTTACCCTGGTAATGTCTAACGTAGGTGCAACCGTTCTGTTGGTGCCTCTGGCTGTAAACATCGCGATTGGTGCGGGAGCAGACCCAGCAGTATTTGCGTTGACAGTTGCTTTAGCGACTTCCAACTCCTTTCTGATTCCTACGCATCAGGTGAATGCGCTGATTATGGGACCTGGTGGCTATCGGGTACCGGACTTCATGAAAGCCGGTGGTGTGATGACGCTACTGTTCTTAGTTGTACTGATTGTAATGATGAATGTAGTGTTTTGA